Proteins encoded in a region of the Bradyrhizobium sp. CB3481 genome:
- a CDS encoding thiamine phosphate synthase produces the protein MANKPAPSRPAPRLYLATPEVDDPSHLVSGLPELLAAADVAAVLVRLKQADPRSMITRAKALAPAVQNAGAALLLDGHAELVARAGADGAHLTGLAALEDAWPSLKPDRIAGIGGLATRHDSMTAGEAGADYVLFGEPDAKGQRPSMEAIAERLQWWDELFEPPCVGFAVTCEEAAEFAAAGADFVLVGDFIWVDPRGAKAALIEAAEAIRKAHETAFEKAKDSSDMAGHG, from the coding sequence TTGGCCAATAAACCTGCTCCGTCGCGCCCGGCGCCGCGCCTCTATCTCGCGACGCCCGAGGTGGACGATCCGTCGCACCTCGTGTCCGGGCTTCCGGAGCTGCTCGCAGCGGCCGACGTCGCGGCCGTGCTGGTGCGGCTGAAACAGGCCGACCCGCGCAGCATGATCACCCGCGCGAAAGCGCTGGCGCCTGCGGTCCAGAACGCCGGCGCGGCGCTGCTGCTCGACGGTCACGCCGAGCTGGTGGCGCGCGCCGGTGCCGATGGCGCGCACCTGACCGGGCTAGCCGCGCTGGAAGATGCCTGGCCGTCGCTGAAGCCGGACCGCATTGCCGGCATCGGCGGCCTTGCTACGCGGCACGATTCGATGACGGCGGGCGAAGCCGGCGCCGATTATGTGCTGTTCGGCGAGCCGGACGCGAAAGGCCAGCGCCCCTCGATGGAAGCGATCGCCGAGCGCCTGCAATGGTGGGATGAGCTGTTCGAGCCGCCCTGCGTCGGCTTTGCCGTCACGTGCGAGGAGGCTGCTGAATTTGCCGCTGCCGGCGCTGATTTCGTCCTGGTCGGCGATTTCATCTGGGTCGATCCGCGCGGCGCAAAGGCGGCGCTGATCGAGGCCGCAGAGGCGATTCGCAAAGCGCACGAAACCGCGTTCGAAAAAGCCAAAGACAGCTCTGACATGGCCGGGCACGGATAA
- a CDS encoding tetratricopeptide repeat protein, with protein sequence MKLLRPTSLLAGLLMTMSAASAQVSLTPPAAQPPAAPPAAKKEAPKPKASPAAKQHTAAPKQPAAAPRPAATPTPSPSPSAAFEDPNVDLVYGAYQRGMYKTAFDLATTRAQYNSDPKAMTMLGELYANGLGVKRNYPKAAEWYQRAADAGDREGMFALAMMRLSGRGGNSNREQAVKLLASSAKLGNPKAAYNLALLYLDGNTLPQDLGRAAELLRVAADAGNAEAQYALATFYKEGTGVPKDLERAVRLLQAAALADNVDAEVEYAIALFNGTGTPKNQPAAVALLRKAARQNNAIAQNRLAWVLVYGAGTSVDKIEGFKWHLVAKSAGKGDPKLDEMLAELPPADRAKVQEAAERWTGAATSKSRLDGGTSAGHPVAKP encoded by the coding sequence ATGAAGCTGCTGCGTCCCACATCGCTCCTTGCGGGCCTCTTGATGACGATGTCTGCCGCCTCCGCGCAGGTCTCGCTTACGCCACCGGCCGCGCAGCCGCCAGCCGCCCCGCCGGCGGCGAAAAAGGAAGCGCCGAAGCCGAAGGCCTCGCCCGCCGCGAAGCAGCACACAGCAGCGCCGAAGCAACCGGCCGCCGCGCCACGACCGGCGGCGACGCCGACGCCCTCCCCCTCGCCCTCGGCGGCGTTCGAGGACCCGAACGTCGATCTCGTCTACGGCGCCTATCAGCGCGGCATGTACAAGACGGCGTTCGATCTCGCCACCACGCGCGCGCAGTATAACTCCGACCCCAAGGCGATGACGATGCTGGGCGAGCTCTACGCCAACGGGCTCGGCGTCAAGCGCAACTATCCGAAGGCTGCGGAGTGGTATCAGCGCGCCGCCGATGCCGGCGACCGCGAGGGCATGTTCGCGCTCGCGATGATGCGACTATCCGGACGTGGCGGAAACAGCAATCGCGAGCAGGCCGTCAAGCTGCTCGCCTCCTCGGCCAAGCTCGGCAACCCGAAGGCGGCCTATAATCTGGCGCTGCTCTATCTCGACGGCAACACGCTGCCGCAGGATCTCGGGCGTGCCGCCGAACTGCTGCGTGTCGCGGCGGACGCCGGTAACGCCGAGGCACAATACGCGCTCGCCACCTTCTACAAGGAAGGCACCGGCGTGCCGAAGGACCTCGAACGGGCCGTGCGGCTCTTGCAGGCGGCGGCGCTGGCCGACAATGTCGATGCCGAGGTCGAATATGCCATCGCGCTGTTCAACGGCACCGGTACGCCGAAGAACCAGCCGGCCGCCGTCGCGCTCTTGCGCAAAGCTGCCCGGCAAAACAACGCGATCGCGCAAAATCGGCTGGCCTGGGTGTTGGTCTACGGTGCAGGCACATCGGTGGACAAGATCGAGGGCTTCAAATGGCATCTCGTCGCCAAGAGTGCCGGCAAGGGCGACCCCAAGCTGGACGAGATGCTTGCGGAACTGCCCCCCGCGGATCGCGCCAAGGTGCAGGAGGCGGCGGAGCGATGGACCGGCGCCGCCACCAGCAAATCACGCCTTGACGGCGGCACGTCAGCAGGGCACCCAGTCGCTAAACCCTGA
- a CDS encoding inositol monophosphatase family protein encodes MLHSALINVMVKAARRAGRSLKRDLGEIEHLQVSLKGPANFVSKADKRAEEMLYEDLAKARPGYGFIGEEGGTREGADKTHTWIVDPLDGTTNFLHGIPQFAISIGLRREDTVIAGVIYNPANDELYIAERGKGAFLNDQRLRVAGRRRLDECVVACGLPHIGRGDHQLALKEMAALQNKVAGFRRFGAASLDLAFVAAGRIDGYWERNLSPWDIAAGQIMVREAGGTISDIGGKDDALSTGHVVCGNEFVHGELVRILKPLG; translated from the coding sequence ATGCTCCACTCCGCCCTTATCAATGTCATGGTGAAGGCCGCGCGCCGCGCCGGCCGCAGCCTCAAGCGCGACCTCGGCGAGATCGAGCACCTGCAGGTGTCGCTGAAGGGCCCGGCGAACTTCGTCAGCAAGGCCGACAAGCGCGCCGAGGAAATGCTCTATGAAGATCTCGCCAAGGCGCGGCCGGGCTACGGCTTCATCGGCGAGGAAGGCGGCACGCGCGAAGGCGCCGACAAGACCCACACCTGGATCGTCGATCCCTTGGACGGCACCACCAACTTCCTGCACGGCATCCCGCAATTCGCGATCTCGATCGGTTTGCGGCGGGAAGACACCGTCATTGCCGGCGTGATCTACAACCCCGCCAATGACGAGCTCTATATCGCCGAGCGCGGCAAGGGCGCGTTCCTCAACGACCAGCGCCTGCGCGTCGCCGGCCGCCGCCGGCTCGATGAATGCGTCGTCGCCTGCGGCCTACCGCATATCGGCCGCGGCGACCATCAATTGGCATTGAAGGAAATGGCAGCCCTGCAAAACAAGGTCGCCGGCTTCCGCCGCTTCGGCGCCGCCTCCCTCGACCTTGCCTTCGTCGCCGCCGGCCGCATCGACGGCTACTGGGAACGCAATTTGTCGCCTTGGGACATCGCCGCGGGCCAGATCATGGTGCGCGAGGCCGGCGGCACGATTTCGGATATCGGCGGCAAGGATGATGCACTGTCGACCGGCCACGTGGTGTGCGGGAATGAGTTCGTGCATGGGGAATTGGTGCGGATATTGAAGCCGCTGGGGTAG